Proteins encoded by one window of Lasioglossum baleicum unplaced genomic scaffold, iyLasBale1 scaffold0170, whole genome shotgun sequence:
- the LOC143220084 gene encoding uncharacterized protein LOC143220084, translating into MSMLLKTMDEYHEWHRSYIESLQCCINYLSSAKDELSGSMKSSLTSTMCRMKTLNVSLHKRISSPHTGRGLYDRGGARASTLRWENVESAFKSRISTGIVINVEHIDPKQFLQHAKRMVTGRVTEFLNVHSSLKASVTLEAEFMQHTNEVSVKSFGTRNVALFRTSNLRQWYQRDIVPTLLTSLEEFQERDSGWALSKILHLIVNFSKYQPLQAGCITETYLPRTIQLKRAVVDVNSKDEACFFWAVVVGLYPAKTNPSRLSSYPHYKTVLQTEGFQSPMLFKDIRKFERKNDVSINVFEWVRKKCVTLHLTEKKRRRHINLLFIQNAAKTHGHFACIRNLPRLVSSQLSKHKCTKHICDRCLQYFPTPERLNIHTIDCERMNDCALTLPTSEDKWLHFKNFLNKEQAPFIIYADLECLLLPEEQEGEDRAARVQYQQHHAFSIGYYIHCRYDESLCEYQVYRDKAGCTAWFANRLYELSQKLQPLFDKTVPMNSLTEAEKLNFRTATHCHVCEKTFEENDIRVRDHCHFTGAYRGPSHNECNLSYQSSYVIPVVFHNLSGYDAHFIIKELANSFEGRIDVLPLTKEKYISFTKNVSIGRQPGEERKYVKFLKFRFIDSFKFLNSSLDKLSSYLDKNKFRIVRGEFTHLSNDDFNLLTRKGVFPYDYLASYDKLNDTCLPPREAFYNRLNGSEISDVDYLHANTVWSRFTIQTLGEYSDLYLKLDVLLLADVFENFRDDCLENYKLDPAHYFTLPGFAWDVMLKMTKIELELFTDVDMLLFVERGIRGGLSQCSHRYAYANNKYLSTHDSSKPSTYLMYFDVNNLYGWAMSQPLPHRDFRWVEDIDNFNVESIPIDSPVGYILEVDLEYPREIHDAHADLPFCPSHDAATSSSQRKLLATLRNKERYVIHYRYLQQSLKHNLKLKKIHRILEFQQSRWLHEYIDLNTKLRTNATNDFSKNLHGVERLIARPNFHSYTVFSKDFVAIQMKKLLVKFYKPIYVGMSILDISKFHLYTFHYEYMYPKFQQNCKILYTDTDSLIYEITCDDAYETLLKHQ; encoded by the exons ATGTCAATGCTGCTGAAAACTATGGATGAGTATCACGAATGGCATCGCTCGTACATCGAATCTCTGCAAtgctgcatcaattatctatccaGTGCAAAGGATGAATTGTCGGGGAGCATGAAATCTAGTTTAACATCAACTATGTGTCGTATGAAAACTTTGAACGTTTCATTGCACAAACGTATTTCCTCGCCACACACCGGTAGAGGTTTATATGATCGCGGCGGTGCGAGAGCCTCGACGCTCCGTTGGGAAAATGTCGAGTCGGCGTTTAAAAGTCGCATATCGACTGGCATCGTTATCAACGTGGAACATATCGAtcctaaacaatttttacaacatgCAAAACGAATGGTTACAGGACGcgttacagaatttttaaacgtgCATTCATCGCTGAAAGCTAGCGTGACGTTGGAGGCAGAATTCATGCAACACACCAACGAGGTTTCCGTGAAAAGTTTCGGCACGCGAAACGTTGCATTGTTTCGGACAAGCAATCTACGACAGTGGTATCAGAGAGACATTGTGCCAACGCTTTTGACATCGTTGGAAGAGTTTCAAGAgcgagacagcgggtgggcACTGTCGAAGATACTGCATTTGATTGTGAACTTTAGCAAATACCAGCCATTGCAAGCCGGCTGCATCACTGAAACCTACTTGCCTCGAACGATACAGTTGAAAAGAGCGGTCGTGGACGTGAATAGCAAGGATGAGGCATGCTTTTTTTGGGCGGTCGTGGTGGGTCTCTATCCGGCCAAGACAAATCCATCGCGTTTATCATCATATCCACACTACAAAACAGTGCTTCAAACCGAAGGTTTTCAATCACCCATGCTATTCAAAGACATTCGaaaatttgaacgaaaaaaCGATGTTTCCATAAACGTGTTCGAATGGGTGCGCAAGAAATGTGTAACACTTCATTTGACTGAGAAGAAACGGAGAAGACATATCAATTTGCTGTTTATCCAGAATGCTGCAAAGACGCACGGCCATTTCGCATGTATACGAAATTTGCCAAGATTGGTTTCATCACAGCTTAGCAAGCATAAGTGCACGAAGCATATTTGTGATCG GTGCCTGCAATATTTCCCTACGCCGGAGAGATTAAACATTCATACAATCGACTGTGAACGAATGAATGATTGTGCTCTGACGCTTCCAACGAGCGAAGATAAGTGGTTGCACTTTAAAAACTTTCTAAACAAAGAACAGGCACCGTTCATTATCTATGCTGACTTGGAGTGTCTGCTGCTGCCTGAGGAACAGGAGGGAGAAGACCGTGCAGCACGCGTACAATATCAACAACACCACGCGTTTAGTATAGGATACTATATACATTGTCGCTACGATGAATCGCTGTGCGAGTATCAGGTTTATCGTGATAAAGCGGGATGCACTGCATGGTTTGCAAACAGGTTGTACGAGCTGAGTCAGAAATTACAGCCGCTATTTGATAAAACGGTACCAATGAATTCACTAACTGaagcagaaaaattaaattttcgtacAGCCACACATTGTCATGTCTGCGAGAAAACGTTTGAGGAAAACGATATACGAGTGCGTGATCATTGTCATTTCACGGGCGCATATCGTGGTCCATCTCATAACGAATGCAATTTAAGCTATCAATCTTCGTACGTGATACCAGTAGTTTTCCATAATTTATCAGGCTACGATGCACATTTCATtataaaagaattagcaaattcGTTTGAGGGACGGATAGACGTATTACCATTGACGAAAGAGAAGTATATCTCATTCACGAAAAACGTTTCCATCGGGAGACAGCCGGGTGAAGAACGAAAGTATGTAAAGTTCTTGAAATTTCGCTTCATCGACTCATTCAAGTTCTTGAACTCAAGTCTGGACAAGCTGTCATCGTATTTAGACAAAAATAAATTCCGCATCGTACGAGGTGAATTTACACATCTTTCTAACGATGATTTCAACCTGTTGACTAGAAAAGGCGTGTTTCCATACGACTATCTGGCATCGTACgataaattaaatgatacatGTTTACCGCCGCGCGAAGCATTTTACAATCGGTTAAATGGTAGCGAGATATCCGACGTCGATTACCTTCATGCAAATACTGTTTGGTCGCGTTTCACCATACAAACGCTAGGAGAGTACAGTGATTTATATCTAAAATTGGATGTATTGTTGTTGGcagatgttttcgaaaattttcgcgatgACTGTCTCGAGAATTATAAGCTTGATCCAGCACATTATTTcacgctccccggtttcgcgtGGGATGTGATGTTGAAAATGACGAAGATTGAATTGGAGTTGTTCACCGACGTCGATATGCTTTTGTTCGTGGAGCGAGGAATACGTGGTGGATTGAGCCAATGTTCTCACAGATATGCATATgcaaacaacaaatatttgtCTACGCACGATTCGAGTAAACCATCCACCTACTTAATGTATTTTGACGTGAATAATTTGTATGGTTGGGCCATGTCGCAACCTCTACCGCACAGAGACTTTCGATGGGTGGAGGATattgataatttcaacgttGAATCCATTCCAATCGATAGCCCTGTAGGATACATTTTGGAGGTTGATTTAGAGTATCCACGCGAAATTCACGATGCTCACGCAGATCTTCCATTTTGTCCAAGTCACGATGCAGCAACCAGCTCGAGTCAAAGAAAGTTGCTGGCAACACTTCGCAATAAGGAGCGATATGTTATACATTATCGATACCTCCAGCAAAGTTTAAAACATAatctgaaattgaagaaaattcatcgaattcTAGAGTTTCAACAGTCACGATGGTTGCATGAATATATCGACTTGAATACAAAATTACGCACCAACGCAACCaacgatttttcaaagaattt ACACGGAGTTGAACGATTGATagctagaccaaattttcacagtTATACAGTGTTTTCTAAAGACTTCGTCGCAATTCAGATGAAAAAGCTGCTCGTTAAATTTTACAAGCCCATCTACGTAGGCATGTCCATATTGgatatatcaaaatttcatttatacacTTTTCATTACGAGTACATGTATCCAAAATTCCAGCAAAATTGTAAGATTTTATACACGGACACGGATAGTCTGATATATGAAATCACTTGCGATGACGCGTACGAGACGCTGCTGAAACACCAGTAA